In one window of Verrucomicrobiota bacterium DNA:
- a CDS encoding PQQ-dependent sugar dehydrogenase, with amino-acid sequence MRTLCMFLLVLSCAVFVKAQTGETIYQQYCAGCHGKQLEGANAKPLKKTDWLWGRDPKTMLRNILHGVPGTEMIPWSQVLTEEQAINVRDYILGQQDVPLEAIRPIPDQIQVGNKTIKLEVVVPDGLDTPWGIEFVDERRALITERPGGLRWLIDGKLDPQPITGLPVAVLYADSGMFDLALDPEYNINGWIYIAFSHSLNGGTTKDDPGMTKVVRGRIADHKWVDEQTLFSMPDDFYLKNSYRWGGRLLFDNKGYLYFSIGDMARDAHVQDLTRPSGKIYRVHKDGTIPDDNPFLDHEGAIPAIYTYGNRNPQGLALHPTTGQIWATEHGPMGGDELNIITKGTNYGWPLITYGRNYNGTIVSELTEKPGLEQPINQWTPSIAICPAEFYTGSLFPEWKNNLFIGALSHEEIRRLVIEENRVVSQEIVMKHLGRVRDIKTGPDGALYALLNHPDVLVRLSPITTPSL; translated from the coding sequence ATGAGAACATTATGCATGTTTCTTCTCGTTCTTTCCTGTGCCGTATTCGTCAAGGCCCAAACTGGCGAGACTATCTACCAGCAATACTGCGCTGGTTGTCACGGCAAGCAATTAGAGGGAGCGAACGCGAAACCTCTTAAGAAGACTGACTGGCTTTGGGGACGTGATCCCAAGACTATGCTACGAAACATTCTTCATGGGGTGCCTGGCACGGAAATGATTCCGTGGAGTCAAGTACTCACAGAAGAACAGGCTATCAACGTTAGGGATTACATTTTAGGTCAACAGGATGTGCCGCTTGAAGCGATTCGACCTATTCCGGATCAAATCCAGGTAGGCAATAAAACGATCAAGCTAGAGGTGGTCGTGCCAGATGGATTGGATACGCCCTGGGGTATCGAGTTTGTGGATGAGCGACGCGCCTTGATAACAGAACGGCCGGGCGGATTACGCTGGTTGATTGATGGCAAGCTCGACCCGCAGCCGATTACGGGGCTGCCTGTTGCGGTTCTCTATGCTGATTCCGGCATGTTCGATCTGGCATTGGATCCTGAATACAATATCAACGGATGGATTTACATCGCGTTCAGTCATTCGCTCAATGGAGGAACTACTAAGGATGACCCAGGCATGACCAAGGTCGTCCGGGGCAGAATCGCCGATCATAAATGGGTGGATGAGCAAACCCTATTCTCCATGCCGGATGATTTCTATTTGAAGAATTCCTACCGATGGGGAGGCCGTTTGCTTTTCGATAATAAAGGCTATCTTTATTTCAGCATCGGTGACATGGCGCGGGACGCTCACGTCCAGGACCTAACCCGCCCCAGTGGGAAAATCTATCGCGTGCATAAAGATGGCACCATTCCCGATGATAATCCGTTCCTCGACCATGAAGGCGCAATCCCTGCGATTTATACTTATGGCAACCGAAACCCTCAAGGCCTGGCGCTGCATCCCACTACCGGCCAGATCTGGGCCACCGAACACGGGCCGATGGGTGGCGACGAGCTGAACATCATCACCAAAGGTACCAATTACGGCTGGCCTCTGATCACCTATGGCCGCAACTACAATGGTACGATCGTTTCGGAGTTGACCGAAAAGCCAGGTTTAGAGCAACCCATCAACCAATGGACTCCTTCGATCGCTATCTGCCCGGCAGAGTTCTACACCGGTTCACTCTTTCCTGAATGGAAGAACAACTTGTTTATCGGGGCCCTCAGCCATGAGGAAATCCGGCGTTTAGTCATTGAGGAAAACCGGGTTGTATCACAAGAAATTGTAATGAAACATCTGGGACGCGTACGCGATATCAAAACCGGTCCGGATGGTGCACTCTATGCGCTCCTGAATCACCCCGATGTTCTTGTGCGTCTGTCTCCTATAACTACTCCTTCCCTATGA
- a CDS encoding DUF86 domain-containing protein, protein MSRHDPKVTLLQIRDAAQRAQEICSDHSDLESLVADWKATAALERFIEILGEAVKRLPNEMREAYSNVPWKEIAGTRDHSSHALLGKVRQPVENRFPTLRPIPAVLSATTIHAVS, encoded by the coding sequence ATGAGCAGACATGACCCGAAGGTGACTCTTTTGCAGATCCGTGATGCCGCTCAACGGGCACAGGAAATCTGCTCGGATCATAGTGACCTCGAATCACTAGTGGCGGATTGGAAAGCCACAGCAGCGTTGGAGCGTTTCATCGAAATTCTTGGTGAGGCGGTGAAACGATTGCCGAACGAAATGCGGGAAGCCTATTCTAATGTTCCATGGAAGGAAATTGCCGGAACACGCGATCACTCAAGCCATGCACTGCTGGGTAAAGTTCGGCAACCAGTGGAAAATCGTTTCCCGACACTCCGCCCGATTCCTGCCGTATTGAGCGCAACGACTATTCACGCTGTTTCATGA
- a CDS encoding nucleotidyltransferase family protein: MTIAEIPLQIDRDKIARFCRAHGIRRLSLFGSVLRDDFDPDRSDVDVLADFNPGALNGVGFRYMRLEEELSEILGRKVDFCSRLNPHIEPQVRAEAVELYEQT, translated from the coding sequence ATGACTATTGCTGAAATACCTTTGCAAATTGACCGGGATAAAATTGCTAGGTTTTGTCGTGCGCATGGTATTCGGCGATTGAGTTTATTCGGATCTGTTTTGAGGGATGATTTTGATCCAGATCGAAGTGACGTTGACGTATTGGCCGATTTTAATCCTGGCGCATTGAACGGTGTCGGATTCCGATATATGCGACTTGAAGAGGAACTCTCTGAAATCCTTGGAAGGAAAGTGGATTTTTGCTCACGATTAAACCCGCATATTGAACCGCAAGTTCGCGCGGAGGCCGTTGAACTCTATGAGCAGACATGA
- a CDS encoding type II toxin-antitoxin system VapC family toxin: protein MILFDTNILIYAFSPASPFHVWSREILVNAAAKSEAVINPIILAELCVGDSDPKTVADRVRSWGVINVDLPASAACACAEAFKAYLIRREDVGRKPITKIPLPDFFIGSHAEMMGWRIATADIGRYQTYFPKVLLMTP, encoded by the coding sequence GTGATTCTATTCGATACCAACATTCTGATTTACGCATTTTCACCGGCTTCACCCTTTCATGTGTGGTCGAGGGAAATTCTAGTCAACGCTGCTGCGAAGTCTGAAGCAGTCATCAATCCAATCATTTTGGCTGAACTTTGCGTAGGTGATAGCGATCCAAAAACCGTAGCGGACCGTGTTCGATCATGGGGAGTGATAAACGTCGATTTGCCAGCTTCTGCCGCATGCGCCTGTGCGGAAGCATTTAAGGCTTACCTCATTCGCCGGGAAGATGTAGGTCGAAAGCCAATTACTAAAATTCCTCTGCCAGACTTTTTTATAGGTTCCCATGCGGAAATGATGGGATGGAGAATCGCAACTGCGGATATCGGGCGCTATCAAACTTATTTCCCAAAGGTTTTGTTGATGACTCCTTAG